The Pantoea cypripedii genomic sequence CCGGGGAAAACGTGGCCGGAAAGCTTTCTTATCGTGAAGTATGCGATTGGTGTAAATCATATCCCTCAGTTACACCACAAGCCAATCAGTTCTGACCGAAGGCCTACTGAAGAGAGACATCAGTGGCTCCTGATCCATAAAATCCCGAATGAATGTAGTCAAAACCTGAAGTGGATCAACCGAAGGATCTACATTACACCTTTTAAGCCATTCTGTGCACTTCCTGACACAGCTTCCTTCAGGTAGGGTACCCGTGGCACCGGATTGCATAAAAAGACTGTTTAGCCGAGTGAGGTTGAAATAATGGTCACTCATCACTTTTGCAACGGTATCAATGACGTTATTAGGTATTTGCAGCCTCAAGGTGTCATCCTGTCATCAATTTTTGCCCGGTGAGGTTTGGAAAATATTCTTGCCAGCTACCCGGAACCAATTGCTGGCTATCCAGACAAAAGGGAACGGCCCAGACCCTCAATGTATTCGAGTAGTGGAAGGGGGGTAATGACTGATTAAAAAATAAATGTTTGGGATAAATCAACATCATATGTCCCTGCCCATTTTGATACTTATGCCCATATGCAAACATCTGATAAAGATCGGATTGGGCGATGTTATATTTTTTATCTGTCTGCCAGGCGGTCTGATCAATGAGCTTCCATTTCGTATCCAGAGTCTGAGCACCATTCGACGTTCTCAGCAAAAGATCCGGTTTAAGCAGGAACATGGCTTGTGGCTGATGACTATTTCCTACCGTGTGCTCAAGCAGATATTGAGAGCGGGCTTGTGATACAAGTTGACTTCCTTTGCGTATATGCGACCTGAGAGAGACCCCAACGTATTTTTCGAACAGCTGTTCCATCGGGAACAGGAGCGATACACCTTTGTGATTGCCTTGCTGAAAATTCGGGTTCATTTTCTCAAGGATTAACTCACACCAGGGGCGCACGTCATTGTAGATCTGCATAAGCTTGCTAGTGTTCCAATGACGCAGTTCGCGTTGAGGATTTGTCTGTGAAGGGATCTCAGCCATATGATGTGAGAGCTCATTCGCCAGTCGCCAGTTTTCACTGTTCTTGCAAGTTGCCAACACATAGCTGAGTGCGGCTTTCAGTAGTCGATTTTCCAGACGGTCCGGGGAATAAACATCATGGCTGATATGGAACAGATGCTGACGTGCCGGAGATTGCAGTTGCTGGCGCTGGATTTGTAATTGACCACGTATAAAGCGGCTTTCTTCATCTACACGGCGATAGTCAAAACGCAACCCTCTGGTGATTAACATCTGTAACTCAGACAGGAACTGACTAAAAATCCATTCGTGTAAAGGAACATTCATCCACATTAGTTCTGCTGGGCCGACTACCCTTGGTCGAATATCTAATGCGGCCAGCAGCATGCGTTGCAGGACCATGCGCGTTTGCTGAGAGTTATCATGCCCAAAACTTGCCTTGGGTAAAATTTCAATCCCTTCGCCATCTGGGCTTTGCAGATATCCGACATAGCTGCCTAATTTCAGTGCGCGATAACCATCAGACAGTAAGAATGGTTCCTCACCTTTCCAGCCTGAGGTCACTTCCTGCAACCACTCTAATGTCGCAGGTTTTACTATTGCGCAGTCCGGAGATGATGTTGCGCGTTCATCTGTGGTCAGGCGAGCATACTCCCGCACTTGTATCATCAGCTGGAAGCTCCACCTTTAGGCATAATCCCCTGGTAAGATGCGGCATTCGAGAAAGCACTTTGATTAATCCGGTATCTGCGATCGCTCAATTGGCTCGAAATGGACTCGGGAAACAAACTGTCAATGGCGCGTTCGATATTGCCTGTCAGGATAAATCTGTTTTCAGGTGCTTTTTCGCTATCGTTTAGCACCCAACCAATGCGTTCCCAGTCTGCAAAAAAATACTCTTGCAGCAGTGGAATGATGCGTTTCTCAAAAATTTCAGCAGCCAGGTTGCACTTTTCATCCTCAGATTTAACATTCTTCAGCGGCCAGAAGTATGCATGTCCTAAGGTATGATCACGATCGAGTAAGATTTCTATGCGTTGATTCATTACTGTCAGCAATTCACCGACATTAACGCCAAATACAGATATATCTGACAGTAAATCAGGCTGGGGCATCAGTTCTATAAACTCGAAGCGGCGGCGTAATGCCAGATCAAGCTGGGCTAATGACTTGTCTGCTGTATTCATGGTGCCAATGACATACAGGTTGTCAGGCACCGAGAACAATTCTTTAGAATAAGGCAGGATGACTGTGCGCTCATCAGGACCTCCCTGCCGTTTGTCTGGTTCCAGCAACGTAATCAACTCCCCGAAGATACGGGAAATATTACCGCGGTTCACCTCATCAATAATCAAAATGTAATTCTGGCGTTTGCTTACGTTGTTCACTTCATGAAAAGAGGCAGGCGTGGGGATATGTTGTTTATCTAACTCAGCAATCAAAGAATGCCAGCTGATCCGATAGAGTGGATACAATGTCTGCTGAACCATTTTTGTGCTGCCATTAAGTGCAAGGATGTTTAGTTCAATATCCTTTAACACCCAATTTACCTTGCGCACATGCGCGTACTCTCCCGACTCTTCAGAGCCTTCGTCAAATGAATAACCTGAAGTAACAATTCCAACGGCCTGAACAGTTTCCGAATTTTTCAGACACAGTAGAACATCTCCAACTTTTACGTCATGTGAAAAGGCGTTAAGGGCATTGTGGTTGGGATTACTCAATGAGCTCCAGTATTCCTGCTGTTCCTGGGTCCTTTGCTCGAAGGTCTGAGATAAATCACCTGTGTCATTCCAGCCAATTCGTGCTTCACCTGCATCGATATAGCGATCACGCATTTCTTTTTCATGGGCACGGCCAATAGAGATTTTCCAGATATCTGGCACCTGGGAGAGCCCGATCTCTTTTGCTGTAACTGCCTTAGCAGCACGGTCGGCAATTTCTTTGAAGACACCTTTCTCGATCTTGTATTTTATTCCCTGATTTTCCTCTGCTACCTCAGCGCGGATCCCCTCAATGAAATCCTCATACGAAAAACTTTGATGGAAAGTGGTAAACGCGATACGTTTGTCTGCACACAATGTTTCGTATTTGTTTTTGACCTCTTGCCGATGCTGCTCCGCACTTAGATTCTGACTTTTCAAATCGCTATACCAGGAGGGTTCTGCCAGCAAAACTGCACGTTCCAGCGTAGAATAGGTTTTACCTGTTCCGGGGGGACCAAAAAGAATCTGATTCAGAGATGTGTGATTTTTTACATATTTCTCTTTATTTTCCATGGCAGGTAGATCCTTCGCTGGTGGGGTTGCATACCAATCACATAGTGTAATTAACTGCTCAAGGTTGCTAATTTCAACTGCCCATGCCGCATTTCCCTTAGCAAGGGAAGGGGCGTGTGATGACAGGTGGTGGTTGCGGCTCTTGTCGCTCTCATAGGCTACAAATCGGGCAAAGTCCGGGTGCGTAGGCTGCTCATCAACAAATAATTTAATTTTCCTTTTCTTTTCGGGGGGATTACCTGGATCAAATGCCAGCTCTCTCATTGCGTCAGTTTTATAAGCAATCAGATGTGTGGTTGACGATCGTGTATCAGGGAAACGGGTCCTTAAGTATTCATCTGCAATTGCCGAAGAGAAAGCACTGCTCTGATTCTCATACCAGGCTTCATACGATATTTCGTAATATGATTTTGACTGAGTAGTGTCCAGCCACGACAACAACTCCTGGTAGGATTGCCAGTTCTCTTTTGGCAGATCACGCCCTTTTTTCTTGAGCCAATGCTTCGTCTGAGCATCAACAGGGAAATACTTCTCCGGCGATAAATAAAACAAACATTCGGTGAGTTTGGCGAAACCGGTATGAGGTATCTTCAGAATTTTATTGAACAGATCACCATCGATTTTCCCCGCACGCATCTGATGAAACAATGCCCAAAGACTGGGTACCATATCGGCAGAGCGCTCTTTCTCATAAGGAAAGAGCCAGACTTTGAGTGGCTGTGCGTTTGGAACACCATTAAAATCGCCAGGTGCGGAGATTTGTAAACCCGCTTTTTTCAGCAGAGCGGCAAAGAGCTCAGTACGTTTGATCACGCCATATTTCATGAAGGTGGCAAAAAAAGTGAAAGGATCAATCACTTTCAGCGGTTCTCTGTCTCCATCAGAAA encodes the following:
- a CDS encoding AAA family ATPase is translated as MSEYSWIPVFKNVSNWIADYENKQQVLVQILREIGVDNGLEDELSDGDREPLKVIDPFTFFATFMKYGVIKRTELFAALLKKAGLQISAPGDFNGVPNAQPLKVWLFPYEKERSADMVPSLWALFHQMRAGKIDGDLFNKILKIPHTGFAKLTECLFYLSPEKYFPVDAQTKHWLKKKGRDLPKENWQSYQELLSWLDTTQSKSYYEISYEAWYENQSSAFSSAIADEYLRTRFPDTRSSTTHLIAYKTDAMRELAFDPGNPPEKKRKIKLFVDEQPTHPDFARFVAYESDKSRNHHLSSHAPSLAKGNAAWAVEISNLEQLITLCDWYATPPAKDLPAMENKEKYVKNHTSLNQILFGPPGTGKTYSTLERAVLLAEPSWYSDLKSQNLSAEQHRQEVKNKYETLCADKRIAFTTFHQSFSYEDFIEGIRAEVAEENQGIKYKIEKGVFKEIADRAAKAVTAKEIGLSQVPDIWKISIGRAHEKEMRDRYIDAGEARIGWNDTGDLSQTFEQRTQEQQEYWSSLSNPNHNALNAFSHDVKVGDVLLCLKNSETVQAVGIVTSGYSFDEGSEESGEYAHVRKVNWVLKDIELNILALNGSTKMVQQTLYPLYRISWHSLIAELDKQHIPTPASFHEVNNVSKRQNYILIIDEVNRGNISRIFGELITLLEPDKRQGGPDERTVILPYSKELFSVPDNLYVIGTMNTADKSLAQLDLALRRRFEFIELMPQPDLLSDISVFGVNVGELLTVMNQRIEILLDRDHTLGHAYFWPLKNVKSEDEKCNLAAEIFEKRIIPLLQEYFFADWERIGWVLNDSEKAPENRFILTGNIERAIDSLFPESISSQLSDRRYRINQSAFSNAASYQGIMPKGGASS
- a CDS encoding McrC family protein; this translates as MIQVREYARLTTDERATSSPDCAIVKPATLEWLQEVTSGWKGEEPFLLSDGYRALKLGSYVGYLQSPDGEGIEILPKASFGHDNSQQTRMVLQRMLLAALDIRPRVVGPAELMWMNVPLHEWIFSQFLSELQMLITRGLRFDYRRVDEESRFIRGQLQIQRQQLQSPARQHLFHISHDVYSPDRLENRLLKAALSYVLATCKNSENWRLANELSHHMAEIPSQTNPQRELRHWNTSKLMQIYNDVRPWCELILEKMNPNFQQGNHKGVSLLFPMEQLFEKYVGVSLRSHIRKGSQLVSQARSQYLLEHTVGNSHQPQAMFLLKPDLLLRTSNGAQTLDTKWKLIDQTAWQTDKKYNIAQSDLYQMFAYGHKYQNGQGHMMLIYPKHLFFNQSLPPFHYSNTLRVWAVPFCLDSQQLVPGSWQEYFPNLTGQKLMTG